From the Longimicrobiales bacterium genome, the window AAAGCTCGATATGAACGGTTGGTTGGGGGGGCGGCGTCGCGCAAGCGCGTCGCCCCTCGTTCGTTTGGAGTGCCGGTTGGCACCCGAGTGGGCCCGAATCCCAGCAGAGAACTATCCGAAATAGCCCCCGTTTCGCTGGTATTCCAGTACTATCGTTCACGGAAATTCCAAGGAGAAGAAGCGTTGGTGCAAAGTCGGGAAAGCGGACTTGGGACGGGGATGAGGGAACGAAAGGTGCCTTCGGTACGGGTGCCGAAAACGGCTGAACTGGTCGCCGCCCGTGTCCGCCGCCAGATCGTGCGTGGCGAGTTGGAGGAAGGCGAAGCGTTGATGTCAGAGGCCGAGCTGATGGTCGAGTTCGGTGTATCGCGACCCACACTTCGCGAAGCGTTCAGGATCCTTGAGGTCGAGTCGCTCATTACCGTCACGCGAGGCTCGCGTGGGGGGGCACGCGTTCATGCACCGGATATAAGCGTGGCCGCTCGTTATGCGGGCCTGCTCCTGCAGTACTCGGGCACAACCCTTGAGGACGTGCAGTCTGCACGCCTGGTGATCGAGCCGCCGGTGGCCCGGCGGCTGGCGGAAAAGCGAGGCGTCGCTGTCGTCGAGGTGCTTCGTGCTCACATCGAGGAGGAGAAGG encodes:
- a CDS encoding GntR family transcriptional regulator, which gives rise to MRERKVPSVRVPKTAELVAARVRRQIVRGELEEGEALMSEAELMVEFGVSRPTLREAFRILEVESLITVTRGSRGGARVHAPDISVAARYAGLLLQYSGTTLEDVQSARLVIEPPVARRLAEKRGVAVVEVLRAHIEEEKASQGDAPAFAELSTRFHELLVELSGSQTLTLVVGMLHDIVESHARLTITLSQNPKSIPRAIRSHEKL